In one Musa acuminata AAA Group cultivar baxijiao chromosome BXJ2-5, Cavendish_Baxijiao_AAA, whole genome shotgun sequence genomic region, the following are encoded:
- the LOC135612570 gene encoding ubiquitin carboxyl-terminal hydrolase 17-like, translated as MPPLGFALVALVLGPLLALVARRRWRRAAARRAEVMRLALLAAEEAARAEEALWLGCRSPLPVVGGGGPKMAVCAVCRSPTTTRCSRCKAVRYCSRTCQIIHWRQGHKNICCSPSVDDHYDGQDGVTRPKELPAERSKICNGSLRTGGTSQEAVMSFSKKLSSESSYSSEAFSDDEFMDSSGTESTSDSSSNSSSSSCSMFAVPVGSFVDSSSTAHPTLLHKTGIREHSSSDVSAKKLSTKVDQRTSSFASGDVECSRGSNLIGSESCSNIKSSKDGGQCENGTFGPSVSQSNRTVESTEFEVYQEIHHNHSDVTPQLQSSNLSDETIRSQTKSRNEILSSRTSMLGAIDRTSSSASITESEGLDSLRSYGVQLVQSKSLMSLSSAIADQVSLVGNSMSNDASKKVENAPKAPMKLYQNAGSHSSDIKTSVQRVVQQLKLSKVSRQHRSSSGYDFSKKIKMLFPYDYFVKLYNFDKVVLRPSGLINCHNSCYANAVLQCLAFTPPLTAYLLQGLHSKTCPKREWCFTCELENLLMKAKLGESPLSPAGILSHMHEIGSHLGHGREEDAHEFLRYAIDAMQSVCLKEAGAHAVDHYWAEETTLIQLTFGGYLQSKIKCMKCHSRSERYERLMDLTVEIEGHVGTLEEALRRFTTTEILDGENKYHCLRCKSYERAKKKLTIVDAPNILTIALKRFQSGKFGKLNKAVCFPEYLDLAPYMHGSNDKSPMYKLYAVVVHLDVMNASFSGHYVCYVKNRQGKWYKTDDSTVKPVDLETVLSKNAYMLLYARCSPHPPSLISSTLSPDQIVSKRSRSKEVFCSGSDREKASSNAVTAMSDLPSAHHRNQAEPNWTTGYHFSYEPNNFLNGIFCVPKSDSSSDSSSLISCSDEASCSTESTRNSTSTDEYSEYIFGDLDRQSWNGSLRLSNDVDGSLSPSLYSNHSSEAASYKADGVVDDRVWGLQDGGSPILFSDTTNQCRKLTDCGRSRDTGWVTPSKLKPSVLRRSCTTSKRTAETFY; from the exons CTCAAGGACATGCCAGATAATCCATTGGAGACAAGGACACAAGAACATTTGTTGTTCTCCTTCAGTTGATGATCATTATGATGGTCAAGATGGTGTTACAAGACCGAAGGAGCTACCAGCTGAAAGATCCAAAATATGCAATGGCAGTCTGCGTACTGGAGGAACGTCACAGGAGGCTGTCATGTCATTCTCCAAGAAACTATCATCTGAATCAAGCTATTCATCTGAAGCTTTTAGTGATGATGAATTTATGGACTCATCAGGAACAGAAAGCACTTCTGATTCTTCCTCTAACTCTTCATCCTCAAGTTGCTCAATGTTCGCTGTCCCTGTTGGATCATTTGTTGACTCTTCTTCTACAGCTCACCCTACTTTACTCCACAAAACTGGAATCAGAGAACattcttcttctgatgtttctgcTAAGAAATTAAGTACAAAAGTTGATCAGAGAACATCCTCCTTTGCATCTGGAGATGTCGAGTGTAGTCGTGGCTCAAACCTCATTGGTTCTGAAAGTTGTTCAAATATTAAATCCTCTAAAGATGGTGGTCAATGTGAGAATGGAACTTTTGGACCCAGTGTGTCTCAAAGCAATAGGACTGTTGAATCGACAGAATTTGAAGTTTACCAAGAAATCCATCACAATCACTCAGATGTCACACCCCAGTTGCAGTCCTCCAACCTTTCTGATGAGACTATACGCTCTCAAACTAAGTCTAGAAATGAAATACTTTCTTCAAGAACTTCTATGTTGGGAGCAATTGATCGCACAAGCTCATCAGCTTCTATCACTGAATCGGAGGGTCTTGATAGTTTAAGAAGTTATGGTGTACAGCTAGTGCAGTCTAAAAGTCTGATGTCTTTGTCATCTGCTATTGCTGATCAAGTATCTCTTGTGGGGAATTCTATGTCAAATGATGCCTCTAAAAAAGTAGAGAATGCTCCTAAAGCTCCCATGAAATTGTACCAAAATGCAGGTTCCCATTCCAGTGACATAAAAACATCTGTACAAAGAGTTGTTCAGCAGCTAAAGCTTTCAAAAGTCTCAAGGCAGCATAGGTCTAGTTCTGGATAtgatttttccaaaaaaattaAG ATGCTCTTTCCATATGATTACTTTGTCAAACTTTACAACTTTGACAAAGTGGTGTTACGTCCTAGTGGTTTAATAAACTGCCACAATAG CTGTTATGCAAATGCTGTGCTCCAGTGTTTGGCATTTACTCCGCCGCTGACTGCTTATCTTCTTCAAGGGCTTCATTCAAAAACAT GTCCAAAGAGAGAATGGTGTTTCACATGTGAACTAGAAAATCTCCTTATGAAGGCAAAACTAGGAGAATCCCCCTTATCACCTGCTGGCATACTTTCCCACATGCATGAAATTGGAAGTCATCTTGGTCATGGGAGAGAAGAAGATGCCCATGAGTTTTTAAG ATATGCCATTGATGCAATGCAATCTGTTTGCCTCAAGGAAGCTGGGGCTCATGCAGTTGATCATTATTGGGCTGAAGAAACTACTCTTATACAACTGACCTTTGGTGGTTATCTTCAGTCAAAG ATAAAATGTATGAAGTGCCACAGCAGATCTGAGAGATATGAGCGTCTGATGGATCTTACGGTAGAAATAGAAGGGCACGTTGGAACCCTTGAAGAAGCACTGCGACGATTTACAACTACTGAGATTTTGGATGGAGAGAACAAATACCATTGCCTTAG ATGCAAATCATATGAGCGTGCAAAAAAGAAGTTGACAATAGTAGATGCTCCTAATATCCTTACGATCGCCTTAAAACGCTTTCAG TCTGGAAAATTTGGCAAACTCAACAAGGCAGTTTGTTTTCCAGAGTACCTTGATTTAGCTCCTTACATGCATGGATCCAATGACAAATCTCCAATGTACAAGCTTTATGCAGTGGTGGTTCACTTGGATGTCATGAATGCTTCTTTTTCTGGTCACTATGTGTGTTACGTCAAGAATAGACAAGGAAAATGGTACAAGACTGATGACAGCACG GTAAAACCAGTGGATCTTGAAACAGTATTATCAAAAAATGCATATATGCTTCTTTATGCTAG ATGCTCACCACATCCCCCAAGCTTGATAAGTAGCACCTTGTCCCCAGACCAAATAGTGAGTAAGAGAAGCAGGTCAAAGGAAGTGTTTTGTTCTGGTTCTGACAGAGAGAAAGCGAGCTCGAATGCTGTAACTGCAATGTCTGATTTACCATCTGCCCACCATAGAAACCAAGCTGAACCCAACTGGACAACCGGATACCATTTCAGTTACGAACCTAATAATTTCCTCAATGGAATATTTTGTGTCCCCAAGTCGGATTCTTCGAGTGATAGTTCTTCCCTCATCAGCTGCTCAGACGAAGCTTCCTGCAGCACCGAAAGCACAAGGAACTCTACAAGCACTGATGAGTACTCGGAGTACATATTCGGCGACTTGGATCGTCAGAGTTGGAATGGCAGTTTAAGATTATCGAATGATGTGGATGGTTCCTTGAGCCCCTCTTTGTACTCGAATCATTCCTCTGAAGCTGCAAGCTATAAGGCAGATGGTGTTGTGGATGACAGGGTTTGGGGTTTGCAGGATGGAGGATCTCCCATTTTGTTTTCTGACACAACTAACCAGTGTAGGAAACTAACAGACTGCGGTAGGAGTAGAGATACCGGCTGGGTTACCCCATCTAAGCTTAAGCCTAGTGTGTTGAGGAGAAGTTGTACCACCAGCAAAAGAACAGCTGAAACCTTTTACTGA